CAGATTCACGCATCAAGGCCAGATCTGTATGTCGGCCAACCGGATTCTTGTACAGAAGCCGATCTATCAGGAATTTGTAGATAAATATAAAGAGAAGGTCTCCACCCTTACAACAGGTGATCCGAGCGATCCGCAGACCATTATCGGGCCCGTCATCAACCATCGACAGGCAGAAACGCTGGAGAAGCTGATTGAGAAGGGGATTGAGCAAGGTGCAGTTCCACTGGTACGGGGTAAAATCACCGGCAGAATGGTGGAGCCTACCGTCCTCGTCAATGTCAAACCGGATATGGAGGTAGCGCAAGAGGAATTGTTCGGCCCGGTAGTATGTATCATCCCGTTCGAAACGGAAGAGGAAGGAATCGCGATCGCCAACGATACACGATTTGGGCTTAGCGGGGCTATTCACACCTCCAATCTTGAACGCGGGGTAGAGCTGGCGAAGAAGGTCCATACAGGTATGATCCATGTGAACGATGTCACGATTAACGACGAGCCGATTGTAGCATTTGGCGGAGAGAAGCAGTCGGGATTGGGTCGTCTGAATGGGGAGTGGAGCCTGGATGAATTTACGACCATGAAATGGATATCGGTTCATTACGGACAAAGGAAATTTCCGTATTAAGGGTTGGGGGAGATAGGCATGAATAATGTGACTGAAGAGCAAACACAGCATGAGTTGATCAGCGCCTTTGTAAAGGTTGCTCCATTGCTGAAAAGCCTTACGAATGATGACATCACAATTGGCATTTATGATACGGAGAAGCTTATCATCAACATTCCGGGAAGAACCTTTTCGCTGAATGTCAAGCCTGGGGACCCGCTAGTGGAGGGGGATATCGTAACCGATGCCATCCGCAATAATAAAGCTTTATCGGCTGTCGTTCCGAAAGAGCTGTTTGGATTTCCGCTAGCTGCACGCGCGATCCCCCTTCACGACGAGCAGGGCAGGGTTATCGGCGGTGTAGGTATGGGGACAAGTCTTGAAAAAGCGAATGCGCTGTTTGAGATGGCCGAGAGTTTCTCGGCAATTGTCGAACAGACCACCGCGTCCATTGAAGACATCAGCCAATCGATTGCTCACCTTACCGAACGTGTAACTGATGTAACGAACCAAATGACGGATGTCAGCTCCAGCGCGCAGCAGATTGGAAAGATTTCCAGCGTTGTTAAGGAGATTTCGGATCAGAGCAACATGTTAGGGCTTAATGCTTCTATCGAAGCAGCAAGAGCTGGGGAAGTCGGAAGAGGCTTCTCGGTCGTTGCCGATGAGATTCGGAAGCTTGCGACAAGCTCCAAAGAGAACGTGGACCAGATTAATGGCATTACGAAGAATATTCAAGAATTTTTGCAGCACTTAAATCATGCTTTTTCCGATATCCACACGCTAACCGATACCCAGTCAAGGGCGATTCAGGAATTCTCAGCAACGATCCATGAGATTAGTATCAAAGCAGAGGAGTTAGCGCAGGTAGCTGAAGAAAGCCTGTATGCAAAAGAAAACAAGCAATAGAAACTCAGAATACTCTGTGTAACTTAATTTTATACAGGCCGATAGAGCAGAAAAGAGCAGAAATACTGGTATTATCCCCTCATGGTAGACAGTGAAAAAAGAGGACATGTTACAATGAACTCAAATACTGGATACCGGAGGGGATTTTTGTTATGTCAGCGAAGAAAGGCCAAACCTTTAATCGATATAGCGAAGAAACGAAGAAAGAAGCCGTTCGTCTGCGAGTGGAAGAAGGTTGGGCGTACAGTCGGATCATGAAGAAGTTTGGGATTAAGAGCGAGAGCCAGATTATCACATGGGTTCGTAAAAGCCAAAATGGAGAGAGTTTCGAGGATTACCGTGGACGTTGGACGAAGAAGCATTTTAGTAGTGCAGAAGAAGAAAATGCTTATCTGAAAGCACAGGTAGAATATCTAAAAAAGCTCAATCCAAATTTGCACGGAGAGGAAAGTTGGATTTCGAAGCCCGGTGCCAGTCCGTTCGAGAAATAAGCAAGTGGGCACCTGTGGTTTGGCTGTGTAAAATTGCTGAAATTTCGCGTGCAGGTTACTACAAATGGAAGAAACATGCTGCCCTCAGAGAGAAACGAGCAGACCGGGATGCGGATCTGAAAGCACATATTTTAAGCATTCATCGGCTTCGTCCTTATTTCGGCTACAAACGTATGCGAACCGCGTTAGGCAAAGAAGGCCTTGTAGTGAATCACAAAAAGGTACGCCGCTTAATGAGAGAACTTCAGATTCGTTCCGTGATTCGCAAGAAACGTCCATTTGCTGGCCGGAAACCGTCCGTTCTGTTCCGTAATGTCCTAAATCGGGAATTCTCAGCGACAACTCCTGTGCAGAAGCTCGTGACGGATATTACGTATGTCCGGATTGGGCATGATTTTGCTTATCTCTCCGTGGTGATGGATCTGTACAACAATGAAATTGTAGCGTGGGAACTCTCTGAGCGAAATGACTTAAAACTCGTTACAGACACAGTGAAGAAACTGAAATGTGGACCTTCCTTGCTCCACTCGGACCAAGGGTTTCAGTATACAACACAAACCTATGCCAAGTTACTTGAAGAGAAGAAGCTTACAGGAAGCCATTCCCGGCGTGGAAACTGCTATGACAATGCTTGTATTGAGTCGTTCTTCTCCCACTTAAAGACAGAGAAACTGTATTTGGAGAGACCTCAAAATCTGGAGCAAGCCAGGAGCCAAATTACGGAGTATATTTCGTTTTACAACATGGAACGTTTCCAAAACAAACTGGGCGACCTCTCCCCGATTGAGTTTCGGGAAAAAGTCGCCGCTTAATAAAATCTCTTTTTTAATGTCTACTTGACGGGGCTATGACCATACATCTATGATGTATTTCTGCTTTTTATTAGATATGCTGTGGCAATGCACCATGATGCCGATGAGCTCAAAAGATATCCAGTTCATATCTAATGTTGATATGCTTTTTAAACTAATCGCTAGGGTATTTTCGCTTCGCTGCTTGGTTTATCATTATGTAATGGGTAATTTTGAAAGCGGTAACATTCGGCGTGTCAAAGATCCGTATAGCTCCACGAATCCATTTGAAGAAAGGTACAGTGAAGAGGATGACGAAGACAAGCAAAACCATATTGTTTCAAGGTGACTCCATAACGGACGGGAATTGGGGGCGCGACAACGATCCTAATCATATTCATGGACATGGCTACGTATATCTTATTGCTGCTGAGCTGGGCTATGAACTAGCGGAAAGCCAGCCACAGTTCATCAATCGAGGAATCAGCGGCCATCGCGTCTCGGATTTGTACGCGCGTTGGAATGAAGATGCGATTAGCCTGCGACCTGACCTGATCAGTATGTTGGTTGGCGTTAACGACGCAGGCCGGATCATCGAAGGCTCGCCAAGCGGAGCTACCGACAGGTTCGAAAAAGCATATCGTCACATACTGGAGGAAACGAAAGAAGTGCTTCCACAGACGGGACTGGTGTTATGTGAGCCATTCGTACTGAAAACGGGCACCACCGTGCAACACTGGGACGAATGGCGTCAGCGGTTGAATGAATATAGCCTAGTTGTCCGGCAATTGGCTCAAGAGTTTGAAACGTTGTTTGTTCCCCTGCAAGAAGCGTTTGATCATGCGGCAGAACGAGTAGGCGCAGAGTATTGGATATGGGATGGCATTCATCCCACGACAGCCGGGCATCAATTGATTTCACGTGAATGGCTGAGTGTCGTGCAGAATAGTCCATTCGCTATAAGTTGAACAGATACATAAAGTGATCTAGCTCGAAAGTCCACAGATAATCAAATCAGTCATGTTCTCAGCTGCAACTCTTTCACCGAAAGGCTGGAAGGGTTTTTTCTTGCACTGAAGTGGCCTCAATTGTGGGTTGGCAGATCAATCTATAAATATATTTATACAACTAGTATAATAATCTAATTTGTCTTATTAAAAGACGGCTTGTAGAATAATCTCTGTAAACAGCCAACAACAAAAGGAGGAAGTACAATGGAGAAAAGCATACTAATTGTCGTTACCAATCATTCAGATATACAAGACGGAAGAAAAACGGGCATCTGGTTAGCAGAATTCGCTGAAGCTTATATTGAGTTTATAAAGAAGGGCTATCAGGTTACAGTGGCGAGTCCGCTCGGCGGACAAAGTCCAGTAGATCCAAACAGCGTGAATGAGGATACCCCGAAAGAGATATGGGAAGCAGCAGTACATCTGGAAAACACGGTTCGTATCCGTGATGTTTCTGCCCATAATTTCGATGCTATTTTCCTGCCGGGTGGTCATGGAACGATGTATGACTTGCCGGACGAACAAATGCTGCATCAATTAGTCCGTAATTTTTATGAAGCTGGAAAAATAGTCGCTGCAGTGTGTCATGGACCTGCTGGATTGACAGGAGTCACATTATCGGATGGACAGCCCCTAGTTGCTGGAAAACGGGTGAATGCTTTCACAGACAGGGAAGAGGCGGAAACTGGACTTAGCGAAATTCTTCCTTTTCTACTTGAAAGCAAGCTTCGGGAATTGGGAGCCGTTTTCGTGGCGGCGCCTAACTGGACTACCCATCATGAAGTTGACGGGAATTTGATAACAGGCCAGAATCCTCAGTCTACCCTGGCTGTAACCAAAGCTGTTATTGAAAAACTCGGATAAGGAGCACGGAGGCTGCTGTTTGTATAAAACAGTGACCTCCATGCTTTTCTTTTGTGTAGAATGATTAGGAAGTCTATCATTGTAGTAAACAAACCGGTATCAAAAAAAGCGCAGCATGGACCGACATTGCGCTGATATTAGGGACACCACGATTGAGTCCATATGCAAAGGGGTAGGAATATAATGGTGGATTTTGAATGGTACCGAAGCTTTATCAGTATCTATAAACATAGATCCGTATCGGAAGCCGCCAAAACTCGGTTAATGACTCAGCCCGCAATGAGCCAGCATCTTGCCGCATTGGAAGCCGAACTGGGTGAATCATTGTTTACAAGAACCTCTAGAAAGATGGTTCCCACCGAAAAAGGTAAAGAACTCTATACTCAAGTGGTTCCGTTGATCGAAGCCTTGGAAGAAGCAACGCAAACATTCATGATGAACACTTCTGTAACAGCTCCCGTCATCCGA
This Paenibacillus sp. JZ16 DNA region includes the following protein-coding sequences:
- a CDS encoding methyl-accepting chemotaxis protein, with protein sequence MNNVTEEQTQHELISAFVKVAPLLKSLTNDDITIGIYDTEKLIINIPGRTFSLNVKPGDPLVEGDIVTDAIRNNKALSAVVPKELFGFPLAARAIPLHDEQGRVIGGVGMGTSLEKANALFEMAESFSAIVEQTTASIEDISQSIAHLTERVTDVTNQMTDVSSSAQQIGKISSVVKEISDQSNMLGLNASIEAARAGEVGRGFSVVADEIRKLATSSKENVDQINGITKNIQEFLQHLNHAFSDIHTLTDTQSRAIQEFSATIHEISIKAEELAQVAEESLYAKENKQ
- a CDS encoding IS3 family transposase (programmed frameshift), which gives rise to MSAKKGQTFNRYSEETKKEAVRLRVEEGWAYSRIMKKFGIKSESQIITWVRKSQNGESFEDYRGRWTKKHFSSAEEENAYLKAQVEYPKKAQSKFARRGKLDFEARCQSVREISKWAPVVWLCKIAEISRAGYYKWKKHAALREKRADRDADLKAHILSIHRLRPYFGYKRMRTALGKEGLVVNHKKVRRLMRELQIRSVIRKKRPFAGRKPSVLFRNVLNREFSATTPVQKLVTDITYVRIGHDFAYLSVVMDLYNNEIVAWELSERNDLKLVTDTVKKLKCGPSLLHSDQGFQYTTQTYAKLLEEKKLTGSHSRRGNCYDNACIESFFSHLKTEKLYLERPQNLEQARSQITEYISFYNMERFQNKLGDLSPIEFREKVAA
- a CDS encoding SGNH/GDSL hydrolase family protein, giving the protein MTKTSKTILFQGDSITDGNWGRDNDPNHIHGHGYVYLIAAELGYELAESQPQFINRGISGHRVSDLYARWNEDAISLRPDLISMLVGVNDAGRIIEGSPSGATDRFEKAYRHILEETKEVLPQTGLVLCEPFVLKTGTTVQHWDEWRQRLNEYSLVVRQLAQEFETLFVPLQEAFDHAAERVGAEYWIWDGIHPTTAGHQLISREWLSVVQNSPFAIS
- a CDS encoding type 1 glutamine amidotransferase domain-containing protein; its protein translation is MEKSILIVVTNHSDIQDGRKTGIWLAEFAEAYIEFIKKGYQVTVASPLGGQSPVDPNSVNEDTPKEIWEAAVHLENTVRIRDVSAHNFDAIFLPGGHGTMYDLPDEQMLHQLVRNFYEAGKIVAAVCHGPAGLTGVTLSDGQPLVAGKRVNAFTDREEAETGLSEILPFLLESKLRELGAVFVAAPNWTTHHEVDGNLITGQNPQSTLAVTKAVIEKLG